GCTCCTGCAAGACTGAGCAAGGGGGACTGGATGCTCTTCTGTTCTGGGAAGCCATTGTATCCCACCTGAAACATCTGGACTAGTGAGGGGGAGACAGACGCCTCCTGGGATCGCAATGAGAGCACGATGACCAAGGCGATTGGCTGATTGAAATCCGAAATCTGATGTAGGACCAGGTGTCTTGTCTGGATGAGGATCACGTGCGAGCTCGGGATAAAACTAGTATGTCAGAGATGTCCAACATACATCTACcttatgaactacaactcccattattCCCAAAGAACTTTTGGCTGTTATTGGTTGCTGGAACTTTAAACACCAGAGATGTTGGAATGTCAGTTTTTTTCCACCATGCTTAATGGCAGCTCAGTGTTACCTCTATGGTAGGCATAAAGATTCCAGTCATTTTATGTGTGTTCCTTTTATTTATTGGTTCACGGCTGAGTATTTCAAAGCATTTCAGTCTTTGATTTGCAAGTCAAGGTCACGTGAACTGAGGGGTGGGGCAATTAATCTATACTTGCAACCTTCAAATGCACCAATGAGAACATCACAACGTGGGCTGAATGGCATCCCATGTACTAACTGTCAAGTTTAGGCTGCTGTTGATCCATGTCCCGATCTAAAATCGGAACCTGGGTCATTTTGGGGAGGTGACACAAATAcataacaaaaataattaaaaaaaaaaaagtggtttctGCTCAACTCATGTTATTAGAAATAACTCGAGGTCAAAGAGCAGCTATTGGGTTAGGGTATATTGCTTGGGGAGGGTAGTGCAAAAAGCCCCCCGGCTGTCACTGATATGGTCCAAGGCTGAAGGAAAGGCTCACATCTGTTCATGCAGCTCTAGGTTGTCCAGCTCATCCCGCAAGTGGTCGATGTATGTGGTGATCTCTAAGATTCTATTGCGGTTCCTTTGTATTTCATCTTTTTGGACCTAGCAGAAACCGGAGAGACTGGCGTTTATGGTACAAAGCTAAACCGTATGTACATTGTGTGTATTAAATGGAATCGGACTCACCTTTTGGATGAGGTTGTTAGCCCAGGTGTTCATTTTGGTGACCAGCTCATCCTCACGGTTATCGATTTTCAGTAGGTGGATATCATGGGAGGCACTGACCGCATTAATGACTGTGTCTTTGTCCACAAAGATCTGATGGGAATGTAAAGAGTATAGTCAGACCAACCCATAAAGCAAGATTGATCAAAAATTATACACTTTGCTCTTACCATCCTGATGTCATCTGTGATCTCATCATCCATCTCTCCCTTTAGCACTTTCTCTAGTAAGTTGATGGAAATCTCCAGGAGCTTCTCGTGATGATGATTCTCCAGGTCTCTGACCTGAGCCATTGTATACATAGAGGTTAAGGATTCATGGGACAACAAACCAGTCAGAGGGGAGCTGCTATGTCTGTGAACCTGGCACCCCAACTGAGCTTTGTGGGAAAGGAACACTTAACAGAAAGGAGTGGGGTTTGCACCTAAATTGTACAAACTGACCACATCACCAGAGGCACTGGCAGAGAATAGCTGGGGTATATGTACCTGGGTTTGAATTACAATGGAAGTTGTAACTTTGCCTTTGAGCACACAGTGATAACATAGGGAAGCtgactgtggattctggcaaatgccagaggggctgctgtaagatgccatagacagtcactattaagtgggctgggggggggctgtttgggcctctgtgtacttgaaattccagggcctattttgagtctcaGGCTTGCTGGGTTTGTGTAGCTGGGTTTGCCCTAATATAGGAGGGAAGAGAGCTATGACTTTACATCTAGCATTAAACCAATCAGGGTACACCTACCTGGATCAGCCCTACCATGGGAGCAGATATGTTTGTATACCAGCCCTAAAGCACAGAGTAATGGCACACCCAGAACAGTGTAGATGGGGTACATGTGTATTTACCCCtaccataaggctgatgccacacgtggcgtttttacgcggcgttttttctcagcctaaaaacgctgcacaagccacacatggcgtttttcagcctagaactggtgacgtaagcaaatcccgttgccatggtgctaatagtgcgaaatagcaaaaaacgccgcgtatttccgctaggtctggcagctgcctttgcgtatccataggaatagcttgctttgcaagtactggcgtatttcagccaacgcttgaaaaatccgtgcttaggcgttttctagcgtatttccgctttgtttggtttgctgcgcgtcttttcaagctatttctatggatgatgatatcaggcgtttttcagccgccgagagaattagaaaatacgcagcgtaaaaacgccacgtgtggcatcagcctaagaggagTGAGGCTCGCTTGCAGCACAGGCATAAAGCACTAAGGCACAAAGTGAAATGTAGAGCTGTAACTGGCCAAATATGGGAAGCACCCCCCAATCGCATGGTGGAGCttagtgtaccatgggtagcataTGTGTCATCCTTAGCTGTCACTGATGCATTGTTTTCTAAAAGTTGTATAAGGAAGGAACTAATTTCTGAAAAAGGGGCggtgtttatttctttttttgcttccTGCTCTCATGTATTCAACTGCTGAACCCCAAGGATATAGGCCCTGTACAGTTTCCAGGAATGCAGAAACCATGTCTGACACATTTCTTTCATACTCCTTTATGATTTCCTGAGGGAGAACAGAAGGTGGTCAGTGACAGCGATTCCCATATTACCAAGAGTGGAAGCCAAGGAGGAAGATAGTGGGAGTCATTCGGTACCTCTGTCTGGTCCACCAGCTGCAGTTCCAGGGTCATCAGTGAGTCCAGCAGCTTGTTGATGTCATCAATATACTGTGAGATTTTAAGGTCTAGGAAGTCCTGATTGCTGCTCTGTGAGAGTTCATTTAATATCTGAAAGCAGAGAAATGGGTCTGAATATCTGAATATCAATGGGGGGTTTGTTTGCAACTGGAGAAACTTtgttctagctgtgcactctgctaaagaaaaatgttttttttccccctaacctcctctcctgagctcagtttaatcGTTACAGGGcacaaagtaagttctgcctgtgtaagcctgcattcttcattgcatgaacattACAGCACACATATGTGCTggttgcagatgtaaatgtcactgaagatgagtgaaaatggccactgggtgaaagctgctatttgttttaggaaaataggttggtgggtttgggtgggggtgatgtgcccaacttatataaattgtaggtaaatgtagggtttacatgtcttttaatggTGAGTTCCTCAACCTATCTATGTTTCTGGACACAACCAACACTGtcatgctgtaagtcactgacaTATTTCCCCTGCTCTCAGTGGCTGATTCCGACATGAGTCAGCACTTCCTGCTACACTGCACTACAAACATGCTTCATGGCTCAGTAAGGAAAGAAGTTCGGTTGAGGAAGCTCACTCATAAACCATTACTATGTTACAACTATaataaaaaactgataaaaagaaTTCGTAAACATCCAGTACAGTGTGGCTACATGTTTGCATCGGAGGAGGCAGCTCACTCCGGTTCCTTTTAGCCTTACTTCTGAGTTCTTTTCAGTGAGTTCCTGGATTTTCTTGGCTCCTTGCTCCTGGTTTTCCCGTATGGCTTCCTGCATACACTCGTTAAACTCGAACGCCTCGGCCTCTCGCTTCTCATGTTGTTTCATGCCGTATTCAAATATATTTTGGCAGATTTCAATACACTTACTCCTGTACGTGAGATTCTGGTTAAGGATTAATTCCGGCCACTGCTATTGGCTATAAGCTGAACTGCATGGCATCAGCAAAGTGGCTGTTTGTTTGTAGTAATTTGGGAAATGACAGTAAATGGGCAAGGTCTATTATATGGTGGATAGTTATGTGCAGGCCGGCCTGACACCTGTGGGTTTACCCACGTGAAGCTTCCccctttttgctttctgagcactcctacTCTCTCCGACTACCATGAtgtcaaagaggtgcctactgtacATGTCTGAttaattttaattggagcagaggaaGTAAGTATGCCCAGTAGGCACTTCTTTGAGGGTtccatagtcagagagagaagaagggcTCAGAAACCAAAAGGGGCcaagcttcacactagacaaggtctaaaagagctgcagttcagctgcttgtaacagAGAAACAAAAGACATTGCTGATGGACTTTGTTCTTCTCTGGCATTTAATTGGGCCAGGGCCCATTAGGAGTAGGTCAGGCTGATCTTGGCGGTGATCATATAAAGAACAGCTATGTGTGGCCTATAAATAGATGCTGAATACATACCGCAATTCTTCAACAAATTAAGGATCCTACTGTAATGCAGCAAATGATTGTGCAGCAGTGGATTATGCTCTCAGTAAAGGATATGAGTCCATTAACTCTGCTACTCCAGGAAGGCCGGATAATTTTGTGCCATCAGCATCATCTGCGTACATGCTCTCAAACAGGAAGGGGCCATTCAGATTCTCCACATAAGCAGCCTTAGCAAGAAAAGAAATACAACTGCTTGTCAGCCATTCAGTGCAAGTataatacatatgtataatatatatataatatataataagatTCTAGCTATCGCTGGGGAGGGGGAAGTTAAACGTAAGTGTCATTTTAGTCCACATTTAGCTTTTGTAACCAAAAGCAACCAAGAAATTAGCTCTGGTTGGTTAAATGCAGTAAGATTTAAAATAAtcggttgctatgtgttactactCTGGAGTAACAaaataggattcggattcggtttggtgtTCGGCCGAAactttcacgaaggattcgggTTTTTCCCCAATTCCCAAACCAGtggatttgctgcatccctaacatccacaagtgcagtgagtaaagtgcaGTTGCCATGTTTTGTTCCCAGAATTGTAGCGTTATTGCAGTCACAAAGGGGCAATGCTCTTGACGCAATTACACTGCACCTACTGCAATTGCACCCCAAAATGaatgcaagtgtgtgtgtgtgtgtgtttattctCAAACTGGGCACAGTTGCAGCAAATATTTTCAATGTCTGTCTgcttcatttctggtgttcgtCATGTGACTGAtgtgcacagctattcttttggcacaagtgaACTGCAACAATggatgcagggcactgagggaatcctggagctaccgcctggtctgcatcaataggcgcagcagaaCTCAATTGGGCAGGGAACGCAGAAAGGACTGAGCTGCACTGAGCGCAACTATAGGGATtacaaagagtgcattttgatgcaacttacaactgactggggggggggggcatgggggctGAAACTGCCCTTGTGATCGTACATGAGCCCTATAATGccatataaacaaaaaaatgcctttccttctcctttaaaagtagaTATGCATCACCCCAGATTTATGCTGATTCCTATTCAGGCCTCCAGTTTCCCCTTTAGTAGGGGCCAGAGAACACACACAGTTTGGGACCTTCTGGATTAGATGGTGGAATGGGAAATGTGGCACTTCAAgtcctatggcacatagggtatTTTGTGTAATAAATGGTCTGCTAAACAATATTAAAAGGGTCCTCAGAATTCCAagtatatttgcaatatacactGGAAAtatacagttatttgtaaatataactgctatGGATAGCAGTTTCTGTCTGTTTCCATTCTCTGCCCTGCTGGCAGCAGAACTGCATTTTCTTTCAATATACAAATGCAGTTTTCAGGTGGGGGTCCCCTTTAATTTGCAGAGCCACAGGACTGAAGTAGTTAAACAGTTGCAAGATGGTCTTTATATGTGTACCTTATGTAAATCCAACTCTCTCTGCTTCTGTTCCTCTTCTTCCTGCTTGCGCTTTTCCTGGTTCTCATTGTGAGTGATATCATCGATGGAGTACTGGTATTTCATTGTGGCCATCTCTCGCTAATGTATAACAGGGAACAGGCAGTTAGTGTGAAATTGGAGtgaaccacagaaaaattctgccactctctattcattcctatgtgattttagaagcatatttatcaaatggtgagctctaaATTTGGACAACTCACTAACCCCCCAGTAGCAGGAACCTATAGCAACtatggcttttaaacaggtgaccagcaaatacAACCtgctggttgttatgggttactgctcctgggcaaacttggtgccttttattacatatgggggtaagggTGCTAGTTCTTCTAGCTCAAATAACAACCATAGATCTGATCAATAGGACAACAGCCCAAAACATTTTGCTTACAATATTCTCATTTAGGAGCCTGAAGTCCAGATACGCCAGGTTTGGGAGGTGAGCCGCAATGAACAGTTTGTATTGGTCGTCTTCAGACAGTGGGTTCCCAGCAAGACTTAATGTACGTAACTGCTTGAACTTCCTTAAGTAGATTAGCTAGGAGGCAGGGAAAAGAAAGAACATTGTAAGTGCACTGTACTCATGTTTAATTTGTTAATATTGCTGCTTTCATAGTGCTGAGTAACTCAATGGCTAGCAGTCATCAGGATGATGATGACTTGTTATTGAAACACAACACTGCGGGGAAACACTTCATGGCAAGGTTGGACTGTGGTGTGCAGGGTTCCCAGTGGCTGCTGCCtcaggcccccccccaaaaaggCCCTCACCATgcaccccccaggggcccctgccatatGCCCAACCCTCCTTTCTCCTGAGCATGCATATATTATACTTATCGTTGGGGCGTTTGGGGGAGATCAGTGGGGAAGCTCATGCAGGATCTTGTCTGGGTTTGTGGGGCCCACAgacccagtcccaccctgcttaATGGCCAAATTAGAAATCTAATGAAAGTTTTGTCCGTTTAATTTTTCCTGGAAGAGATGCTAAAAACTCAGAAAGGGTATTTGCAAGCAGTAGGCAGGGCTGTGGGGTTGAATTCATGGAATTGAAGGATTTATGTACCCAAAAAGTTATTGTTCAGACAGCAATTTGAGCAACTTTAATGTATTCTGTGGCTTCACTTGACAAGCAGCCAAGAGAGCGGCACATCTGTTAGTTTTTAATAAACCAcctataataaaaaagaaatctgGCTATGGTTTCCTTCCTTACATTTTCCAGAGAGGTCAGATTGTTGTTGCCTAAGGATAAAACCTGTAGATTGCTCAGGGTGTCCATGTTTTCCACTACGGATATCCTATTGTTGTACAGGCTGAGGTCCTCCAGTTTGGTCAGCGCCTTTAGTCCTTCTATGACTTCTATATTGTTGAATGACAGATCTGCAGGACAAACAGCACGAGTCAGACACATGTTACAGTGAGAAAGTGCAGGCAGGCTGCCCCTATAAGGGACTGATCTTTCACTGTTTTACAGAAAATTACTAGGGCTTTCTGCCATCAGCGGCTCTCAGCACTTTGCATAGTAGGATGCCAGCCTATCCCCATCTGTTGGTGTGAAGCCAGCAAGTTGGTTGACTTTACAGGGAACTGCCTATGTGAGAGcacagctgtgattggctaccccaAAGGCCAGGGAGGTACACATGAAGAAAGCACTAGGGGCACCAGATGGGCAGATCAGGATCACAAGGTTCTTTGTTCTTTCCACTTACCAATGGATGCTACTGTGATTAATCTAAATTACATTTAACCCCCCTTATTCTTGCTTAGTTCTTTACCCCCGTATTACACCCTAATTTTACATTCCCCCCACTCCTTACCAAGCCAGACCAAATGCACCAAGGTGTCCAATCCACTTATCTTCTCGATGATGTTATTATCCAGCTGCAGCTTTGTGAGGCTGTTAAACTGCCACAGGTTATCTATTTTCAGAATGTCTGCAATAGATGAACAACCACATTACTGTAATACTCTCAACCTCTTACATATTTTATACATGGTTACAAAATAACTCTTGCAGATACTGGACAGCCAGTGGTATAACTAGTTggcgctgcccccccccccctccaatattACCTTATTGTGACTTTGATCCCCTGTGTGGTTTTACTCATTTATCCTCTGTGAGAGGGAGTGGAATTTATATTGAGTGTTgttcctttatataaataaagtataaatactGGCTGCACATGGGAATTACACAGCTGAAGCTGCTACCCTGACCTAGGAAGCATTGCCTTACTTTTGAAATCCAGGCGAAGGCTGCTGACGTGTTTAAAGTCTATCCCCTCCAGCTTGGCGATGCGACCAGCCTCCTCCTTAGGCCCTTGTTCCTCCACTGCGTTTCTGAGCATGTCATCATCGATGACATTGGGTTCCATTGTATCGTACAGGCTGCTCATTTTCTGTAACAGACAGAGAAGCCACATAAAGTCATGGAGGTTATTGTAAATCTGCATCTGGAGCCTGTTCGTCCTGGTTTAAAGGGACACAAGGGAGACAAAGAGCCAGACCTGGAATTTTTAGCACTATactaaatatacagaaataaGGTTGCCACCAGAAAAGGCACAGTCAGGCTGAACTTCCAGGCTACCAAGGAATATCAGAGTTTGCCCCAGTCCCAGCAGACTCATAGCACAGCCCCCTGACACTTGATGGCCCAATGCCAGTGGTTCTGTGTGCGCATAAGGTATCTCTGCAAGTCATGTCAGTAGACAGAAAGAGTTTGCATTTGTACCAATACTGtatagtaaagctggccatacatgtggcgatctgacgatgtttcgtgctaccaccgatatatatatatatatatataggacattaagacattctgtgcattaagctaccaagcaatgcaacctcattgcacccccgcctaatggttaagatcttagtggtgagcacaactttcccttgtttgctatagtttatacaggagtagtggccagctccatgttgtagctcctacccttcccagctacagtcaggtgatcccaatgggccaataaaagagcagccatttgggggggttttaaccttgaaagcaagcacattgcaggtaaaactcagtccctttgttaaatgtatatggaagcagtaaaattcttaatgaatcagataagtcaATTATAAATATTTGTAAAGAATTATAAACTACAAACCatataatagtaatatatatatatatatatatatatatatatatatatatatatatatatatatatatatatatatataaaatatacaaaatagcaatatatagcaattatatatatatatatatatatatatatatatatatatatatatatatatatatatatatatataaaatagcacTAATAGTATATTgtattacatataataataataaaagacagAGCTACctgttattttataatatacgAATCTCCTCACAAGTAGTGATGGAGCGCGTCTCTGTTGCTAAGGGCAACAAATACGTCACTTCCGGAAACTTGTTTGTTTCGCGCTCAGAACGTTCACATAAAGATTTCGCATTCAATTCCAGCCTTAACCAATCGGGGTAGACAAGATTGACGTGTTTGGGAGGCGGAGCCAGGTTGAACAATAACTCAGCGAGATAGAATATGAACAGGTGCCGGATAGTAGCAAGGCCGGGATTGGCTGTAACTGCTGGTCATTGACCAACCTACTTATTTAGCAAGCAGAGCGTCATAAGTGATGATAGACGGATCGGGAATCCAATCAAATCTGTAACTTTGCCTCAGCCGTGAAGGGCTGATGTTTTAAGCCGGTGATGGACACATCCGCTATCCAATAGACATTATCCTTTTGCAGTTGTGTCCAATGGGCTGGGAGATTAGGTGGAGCCCTTCGTTTACTGTGTGAGGGCTATCTAGGCCGGGTGTTTGTTGTCATCAAGATGGAGTTTCTTCTGGGGAACCCGTACAGCACCCCTGTGGGGCAATGCATTGGTAAGGGGCTATTTTACTTGGGCTGGTACCGACTGGGGGTCTTATTGGCTAGTGGGTATCCTTGAGCTTAGTGCAACCTGTCACCTTGGTCATCTGTTTATGCTGCCAGGCTGTGTTATTGGCCTCCCTGTACTTACTCCCTGGGTCTGCCACTGGCCTGTCTCCTGTATGTGTGATTTCTGCCTGCAGTACTggcctgtatgtgtgtatgtgctgcctgctgtattccctctctgtacctaCCCCCTGTATGTGCTGCCTgctgtattccctctctgtacctaCCCCCTGGGTGTACTGCTTgctgtattccctctctgtacctaCCCCCTGGGTGTACTGCTTgctgtattccctctctgtacctaCCCCCTGTATGTGCTGCCTGCTGTATTCCCTCTCGGTACCTACCCCCTGGGTGTACTGCTTgctgtattccctctctgtacctaCCCCCTGGGTGTACTGCTTgctgtattccctctctgtatttaCCGCCTGGGTTTGCTGCCTGCTGCACTGTCCTGTctcctgtatgtgtgtgtgctgccTGCAGTACtggcctgtatgtgtgtgtgctgccTGCAGTACtggcctgtatgtgtgtgtgctgccTGCAGTACtggcctgtatgtgtgtgtgctgccTGCAGTACTGGCCTGTATGTGTATGTGCTGCCTGCAGTACTGGCCTGTATGTGTATGTGCTGCCTGCAGTACTGGCCTGTGTTCTGTATGTATGAGTGCTGCCTGCAGTACtggcctgtatgtgtgtgtgctgccTGCAGTATTGGCCTGTATGTATGAGTGCTGCCTGCAGTACtggcctgtatgtgtgtgtgctgccTGCAGTATtggcctgtatgtgtgtgtgctgcctgcagtattccctctctgtacctaCCCCCTGGGTGTACTGCTTgctgtattccctctctgtacctaCCCCCTGGGTGTACTGCTTgctgtattccctctctgtacctaCCCCCTGGGTGTACTGCTTgctgtattccctctctgtacctaCCCCCTGGGTGTACTGCTTgctgtattccctctctgtacctaCCCCCTGGGTGTACTGCTTGCTGTATTCCCTCTCGGTACCTACCCCCTGGGTGTACTGCTTGCTGTATTCCCTCTCGGTACCTACCCCCTGGGTGTACTGCTTgctgtattccctctctgtacctaCCCCCTGGGTGTACTGCTTgctgtattccctctctgtacctaCCCCCTGGGTGTACTGCTTgctgtattccctctctgtacctaCCCCCTGGGTGTACTGCTTgctgtattccctctctgtacctaCCCCCTGGGTGTACTGCTTgctgtattccctctctgtacctaCCCCCTGGGTGTACTGCTTgctgtattccctctctgtacctaCCCCCTGGGTGTACTGCTTgctgtattccctctctgtacctaCCCCCTGGGTGTACTGCTTgctgtattccctctctgtatttaCCACCTGGGTTTGCTGCCTGCAGTACTGGCCTGTGTTCTGTATGTATGAGTGCTGCCTGCAGTATtggcctgtatgtgtgtgtgctgcctgcagtattccctctctgtacctaCCCCCTGGGTGTACTGCTTgctgtattccctctctgtacctaCCCCCTGGGTGTACTGCTTGCTGTATTCCTTCTCTGTACCTACCCCCTGGGTGTACTGCTTgctgtattccctctctgtacctaCCCCCTGGGTGTACTGCTTgctgtattccctctctgtacctaCCCCCTGGGTGTACTGCTTgc
The genomic region above belongs to Xenopus tropicalis strain Nigerian chromosome 9, UCB_Xtro_10.0, whole genome shotgun sequence and contains:
- the drc3 gene encoding dynein regulatory complex subunit 3 (The RefSeq protein has 2 substitutions compared to this genomic sequence), producing MSSLYDTMEPNVIDDDMLRNAVEEQGPKEEAGRIAKLEGIDFKHVSSLRLDFKNILKIDNLWQFHSLTKLQLDNNIIEKISGLDTLVHLVWLDLSFNNIEVIEGLKALTKLEDLSLYNNRISVVENMDTLSNLQVLSLGNNNLTSLENLIYLRKFKQLRTLSLAGNPLSEDDQYKLFIAAHLPNLAYLDFRLLNENIREMATMKYQYSIDDITHNENQEKRKQEEEEQKQRELDLHKAAYVENLNGPFLFESMYADDADGTKLSGLPGVAELMDSYRSKCIEICQNIFEYGMKQHEKREAEAFEFNECMQEAIRENQEQGAKKIQELTEKNSEILNELSQSGNQDFLDLKISQYIDDINKLLDSLMTLELQLVDQTEEIIKEYERNVSDMVSAFLETVQGLMAQVRDLENHHHEKLLEISINLLEKVLKGEMDDEITDDIRMIFVDKDTVINAVSASHDIHLLKIDNREDELVTKMNTWANNLIQKVQKDEIQRNRNRILEITTYIDHLRDELDNLELHEQM